The sequence CACCGCGGGCGCCTTCGCCTACCTGTTGTTCATCCTGCTCTACTTCCCCTGCACCGCCGCCATTGCGGCCGTGTACCAGGAATCGGGGGCGCGCTGGGCCGGCTTCGTCGGGTTCTGGACCACGGGCATGGCCTACGGCCTCGCGACCATCTACTACCAGGCCGCGATTTTCTCTCGCGATCCCACCCAGTCCACGGCCTGGATCGCCGCGGTGATCGCCGCCATGGCCGCGACGGTGCTCGTGCTGCGACGCATGGGACGCCAGTCGCTCGGGGTCCCGGTGCGGGTCGGCGAGAGTCGCTGAGGGTATGCCGATGTTAATGTCTCGACTGCACGACTACCTGGCAAAACGTGGCCGCGCCAGCCTGCGGGAGATCGCGCTCGGGGTCGAGGCCGACCCCGGCGCCCTGCGCGGCATGCTCAGCCTGCTGGAACGCAAGGGATGCGTCCGCAGGCTGGCGGCGGGGGGCAAGTGTGCCGCTTGCACGCGTTGTCCCCTGGGGAGCGCCGAAGTCTACGAATGGTGCGCCAGCACGACGAAGTGAGGCTCGCTGGCGGCGCTGCGGCGCGGAGGGCAGAATAGGCCCTCCCCCGCGATCAGGACCGCGATGAATTACTGCACCGAATGCGGCAGCCGCGTCGAGTTGCGCATCCCCGACGGCGACGGCCTCCCGCGCCATGTCTGCACCGCCTGCGGCAAGGTCCACTACGTGAACCCGCTCGTCGTGGTCGGCTGCGTGCCGGAGCACGGCGAGGAGGTGCTCCTGTGCAAGCGCGCCATCGAGCCGCGCTACGGCTACTGGACCATTCCGGCGGGGTTCATGGAAATCGGCGAGACCATCGCCCAGGGGGCGGCGCGCGAAACACTGGAGGAAGCGCTGGCGCGGGTCGAGATCCACGACCTGTTCGCCGTGGTCGACGTGGTGCACGCGCGCCAGGTCCACCTCATGTTCCGCGCCACCCTGCGCGACGGCGATTTCGGGGCCGGCGAGGAAAGCCTCGAAGTGAAGCTGTTCCGCCCGGAAGAGATCCCCTGGGACGACATCGCCTTCCTCTCGGTGCGCTTCGCGCTGGAGAAATTCCTCGAGGACCGCGCGGCCGGCGTGCGCCGCCTGCACACCACGGTCATCGACCGCAACCGCAGCGCTTGAGTCTGCGCGCACGCCCTGTGGCACAATAATGCGCTGATCGCGCCTGACCCGGCGCCGGCCACCAGATACCCGGAGACAAGCTCGCCATGACCTTCGTCGTCACCGAGAACTGCATCAAGTGCAAGTACATGGACTGTGTCGAGGTCTGCCCCGTGGACTGCTTCCATGAAGGGCCCAACTTCCTCGTCATCGACCCCGAGGAGTGCATCGACTGCACGCTGTGCGAGCCCGAGTGCCCGGCCGAGGCGATCTTCTCCGAAGAGGACCTGCCTGCCGGACAGGGTCACTTC comes from Thioalkalivibrio sp. XN279 and encodes:
- a CDS encoding FeoC-like transcriptional regulator, whose amino-acid sequence is MLMSRLHDYLAKRGRASLREIALGVEADPGALRGMLSLLERKGCVRRLAAGGKCAACTRCPLGSAEVYEWCASTTK
- a CDS encoding NUDIX hydrolase — protein: MNYCTECGSRVELRIPDGDGLPRHVCTACGKVHYVNPLVVVGCVPEHGEEVLLCKRAIEPRYGYWTIPAGFMEIGETIAQGAARETLEEALARVEIHDLFAVVDVVHARQVHLMFRATLRDGDFGAGEESLEVKLFRPEEIPWDDIAFLSVRFALEKFLEDRAAGVRRLHTTVIDRNRSA
- the fdxA gene encoding ferredoxin FdxA, producing MTFVVTENCIKCKYMDCVEVCPVDCFHEGPNFLVIDPEECIDCTLCEPECPAEAIFSEEDLPAGQGHFLELNKELSAQWPVITEKGDPPADAEEWDGKPDKLQHLER